A stretch of Caballeronia sp. NK8 DNA encodes these proteins:
- a CDS encoding MBL fold metallo-hydrolase, with the protein MRELTRNVRPVVTSFGKEGTGELVSSRYAVRVGDVDVVLISDGILPLPTSTMSTNVSEKDRNEWFDDRFLQRDTFDWALNIALVRSGERLILIDSGVGDGFEYFTRAGQSVMRLETAGIDLAAVTDIVITHMHMDHVGGLNVDGVKARLRPDVRIHVSASEVEFWRNPDFTRTVMPETVPPALRKAAAKFVELYSENIVQFNQSVEVAPGVKARVTGGHTPGHCVVDVASDGEKLTFVGDAIFEVGFDNPDWQNGFEHDPELAVDVRIALLNEAAETGALLAAAHVAFPSIGHIAKNGDAFRFVPVQWDY; encoded by the coding sequence ATGAGAGAACTAACCCGTAACGTGCGACCAGTCGTCACCAGCTTCGGCAAAGAAGGCACAGGCGAACTCGTGTCTTCCCGCTACGCGGTGCGCGTGGGTGACGTCGATGTCGTGCTGATCAGCGATGGCATTCTGCCGCTGCCGACTTCCACCATGTCCACCAATGTGAGCGAAAAGGATCGCAACGAATGGTTCGATGATCGTTTCCTGCAGCGTGATACGTTTGACTGGGCGCTGAACATCGCGCTCGTGCGTAGCGGCGAACGCCTGATCCTGATCGACTCGGGCGTGGGCGACGGCTTCGAATACTTCACGCGCGCGGGTCAGTCGGTGATGCGCCTGGAAACGGCTGGCATCGACCTGGCAGCGGTCACCGATATCGTGATCACGCATATGCACATGGATCATGTCGGCGGGCTGAACGTTGACGGAGTCAAGGCCAGGCTGCGCCCCGACGTGCGCATTCACGTGTCGGCCTCGGAAGTGGAGTTCTGGAGAAATCCGGACTTCACAAGGACGGTGATGCCGGAGACGGTTCCTCCCGCGCTGCGCAAGGCGGCCGCGAAGTTCGTCGAACTCTACAGTGAAAATATTGTGCAGTTCAATCAGAGCGTGGAGGTCGCGCCAGGCGTGAAGGCGCGCGTGACGGGCGGGCACACACCGGGACACTGCGTCGTGGATGTAGCATCAGACGGAGAAAAGCTGACTTTCGTAGGCGACGCGATCTTCGAGGTCGGCTTCGACAATCCCGATTGGCAGAATGGCTTCGAGCATGATCCTGAATTGGCCGTGGACGTACGTATCGCGCTGCTCAACGAAGCCGCTGAAACGGGCGCTCTGTTGGCCGCTGCACATGTCGCGTTCCCGTCAATCGGTCACATCGCAAAGAATGGTGACGCCTTCCGTTTCGTACCGGTGCAGTGGGACTACTGA
- a CDS encoding DUF4440 domain-containing protein, whose amino-acid sequence MNRLFLRIATVGVALTLFPCALNAATVDNDPASIIRSALEQWRVDFNSRRAAHICDLFAPDLRYDFQGAPERTYPLLCARLHRALADTTQSLSYDLKIKEIIVSGDLAIVRLTWRSTLAGNGKQESNNETGLDVFGRQPDGSWKIIRYIAYPEKD is encoded by the coding sequence ATGAATCGACTGTTCCTCCGCATCGCCACGGTGGGCGTTGCCCTTACCCTATTCCCTTGCGCGCTGAATGCAGCGACAGTCGACAATGATCCCGCGAGCATCATCCGCTCCGCTCTGGAACAGTGGCGCGTGGATTTCAACTCACGACGTGCCGCGCATATCTGCGACCTCTTCGCACCCGATCTTCGTTACGATTTCCAAGGCGCGCCCGAGCGGACCTACCCGTTGCTGTGTGCCCGTCTGCACCGCGCGCTGGCCGACACTACACAATCGCTTTCTTACGACCTCAAAATCAAGGAGATCATTGTCTCCGGTGACCTCGCGATCGTTCGCCTGACGTGGAGATCGACTCTTGCCGGGAACGGCAAACAGGAGTCGAACAATGAGACGGGTCTCGATGTCTTCGGCCGCCAGCCCGACGGCAGCTGGAAGATCATCCGGTACATTGCTTACCCTGAGAAAGATTGA
- a CDS encoding MgtC/SapB family protein: protein MSIDFVLRLLAAFACGVAIGLERQLRQRTAGLRTITLVASGACLFVTLGMLTGNGEAGVTQIAAYVVSGVGFLGGGVIMRDKGSIQGINTAATLWCSAAVGVLCGSGHYGPAFAGTGVVLVTNTLLRDLSRIINSTPVSSADLVREYVLSVVGRQEDEIHIRTLLSNAMESQPLSFQSLTSEDTGSEPTQIKVTATIRMHPKDQARLERMASRMSMERGVSSISWSATEVEPAPE from the coding sequence ATGAGCATCGATTTCGTATTGCGCCTGTTGGCCGCGTTTGCTTGCGGCGTTGCTATCGGGCTCGAGCGCCAGCTTCGTCAACGCACTGCGGGCTTGCGCACCATCACGCTTGTCGCGAGTGGCGCCTGTCTGTTCGTCACCCTTGGCATGCTGACAGGCAACGGCGAAGCCGGCGTAACGCAGATTGCGGCGTACGTCGTGTCAGGCGTAGGTTTCCTCGGCGGGGGCGTCATCATGCGCGACAAAGGCTCCATACAAGGCATCAACACGGCGGCCACGTTATGGTGTTCCGCAGCCGTCGGCGTCTTGTGCGGCAGCGGGCACTACGGACCTGCGTTCGCTGGAACAGGGGTGGTGCTCGTCACTAATACACTATTGCGCGACTTGAGCCGCATTATCAATTCCACGCCGGTTTCCAGCGCGGATCTGGTGCGCGAATACGTTCTGAGTGTCGTCGGCCGGCAAGAAGATGAAATTCATATTCGCACGCTGTTATCGAACGCAATGGAATCACAACCGCTTTCGTTCCAGAGCCTGACCAGCGAGGACACGGGTAGCGAGCCAACCCAAATCAAGGTTACGGCAACGATTCGCATGCATCCGAAAGACCAGGCAAGGCTTGAGCGAATGGCCAGTCGGATGAGCATGGAGCGAGGGGTATCGAGCATCAGTTGGTCTGCAACCGAAGTCGAGCCCGCACCGGAATGA
- a CDS encoding YSC84-related protein: MHRRDFLQSGAAALAVGGLALAGSQMTIRDAAAAESNAAKRQAIDAKVQATLSRLYVAVKGSKELIAKANGVLVFPSVIKVGFVAGGEYGEGALHVGGKSVGYYSTVAGSFGLQAGAQSKAMIYVFMTHEALNSFRNSKGWSVGGEGSVALLKVGANGEIDTTTATAPVEAIVLTNAGLMGDVSLAGTKVSRLKI; encoded by the coding sequence ATGCACAGAAGAGACTTTCTACAGTCAGGTGCCGCAGCGCTCGCTGTCGGCGGCCTTGCCCTGGCGGGTTCCCAAATGACGATCCGTGACGCCGCTGCCGCCGAGTCCAACGCCGCGAAGCGGCAGGCAATCGACGCCAAGGTTCAGGCAACCCTGTCGCGGCTGTACGTGGCGGTCAAGGGTTCAAAAGAACTCATCGCCAAGGCGAATGGCGTGCTGGTATTTCCGTCCGTGATCAAGGTTGGCTTCGTCGCCGGTGGGGAATACGGTGAAGGTGCGTTGCATGTAGGCGGCAAGTCGGTTGGCTATTACAGCACGGTAGCAGGCTCGTTCGGCCTGCAGGCGGGTGCGCAATCGAAGGCCATGATCTACGTATTCATGACGCACGAAGCGCTCAACAGCTTCCGAAATTCCAAGGGCTGGTCGGTCGGTGGCGAAGGTTCCGTCGCGCTGCTGAAGGTCGGAGCGAACGGGGAGATCGATACAACGACGGCCACGGCGCCCGTCGAAGCGATCGTGCTGACGAATGCCGGTCTGATGGGCGACGTGTCGCTTGCGGGCACAAAGGTTTCGCGGCTGAAAATCTAA
- a CDS encoding SulP family inorganic anion transporter: METDHTAHSRQTATAAIERWTRHLPIVTMLRDYRAAWLKNDIIAGIVLTTMLVPVGIAYAEASGVPGVCGLYATIVPLLAYAIFGPSRILVLGPDSALAAPVLAVVVIGASGDPSRAIAVAGMMAIVSGLVCVVFGMLKLGFVTELLSKPIRYGYMNGIALTVLISQLPKLFAISIEDQGPLRDLLNLARGIAAGQANWSSFAVGAGSLVLILLLRRFDKVPGILIAVVLATLCVMVFHLDREGVKVLGTIPQGLPSFSLPWASGADIVRILLGGCAVALIAFADTSVLSRTFAARANVRVDPNQEMIGLGVANLATGLFQGFPISSSSSRTPVAEAAGARTQVTGIVGALAVAAVLLAAPNLLRHLPNSALAAVVIAAAIGLFEFSDLKRIYRIQQWEFWLSLCCFVGVVLFGAIPGICIAVVIAVIEFLWDGWRPHFAVLGRVEGLRGYHDLKRYPNAEQISGLLLFRWDAPLFFANAELFQHRLIDALDQAPTRVRRVVVTAEPVTSVDVTSADMLRELHRALKDRGIEMHFAEMKDPVRDKLRRFELTPIFPDACFHPTIGSAVDAYLDITRPDQGPLREDR, from the coding sequence ATGGAAACCGACCACACGGCTCACTCACGTCAGACAGCCACCGCCGCCATCGAGCGCTGGACGCGTCATCTGCCGATCGTGACGATGTTGAGGGACTATCGCGCAGCTTGGCTGAAGAACGACATCATCGCCGGCATCGTGCTGACGACGATGCTCGTGCCGGTCGGCATCGCGTACGCGGAGGCGTCGGGCGTCCCCGGCGTATGCGGGTTGTACGCGACGATCGTTCCGCTGCTCGCCTATGCGATCTTCGGCCCCAGCCGGATTCTCGTGCTCGGCCCGGACTCGGCGCTCGCGGCGCCGGTCCTCGCGGTCGTCGTGATCGGCGCGTCGGGCGATCCCTCGCGCGCCATCGCCGTCGCGGGCATGATGGCGATCGTCTCGGGTCTCGTCTGCGTCGTCTTTGGCATGCTGAAGCTCGGCTTCGTCACAGAGCTGCTGTCCAAGCCGATCCGTTACGGCTACATGAACGGCATCGCGCTGACGGTGCTGATCAGCCAGTTGCCCAAGCTCTTCGCGATCTCCATCGAGGACCAGGGTCCGCTGCGCGATCTGCTCAACCTCGCCAGAGGCATCGCCGCCGGGCAAGCCAACTGGTCCAGCTTTGCCGTGGGCGCAGGCAGTCTCGTGCTCATTCTGCTCCTGAGGCGCTTCGACAAGGTGCCGGGCATCTTGATCGCGGTCGTGCTCGCAACCTTGTGCGTCATGGTGTTTCATCTCGACCGCGAAGGCGTGAAGGTGCTCGGGACCATTCCGCAGGGATTGCCTTCGTTCTCGCTGCCGTGGGCGAGCGGCGCCGACATCGTCCGGATTCTGCTGGGCGGCTGCGCCGTGGCGCTGATCGCGTTCGCGGACACGAGCGTGCTGTCGCGCACCTTTGCGGCACGCGCCAACGTGCGCGTCGATCCGAATCAGGAAATGATCGGGCTGGGCGTCGCCAATCTCGCGACCGGCCTCTTCCAGGGCTTTCCGATCAGCAGCAGCTCTTCGCGCACGCCCGTCGCCGAAGCGGCTGGAGCGCGAACCCAGGTTACGGGCATCGTCGGCGCGCTGGCCGTCGCGGCCGTTTTGCTCGCCGCGCCGAATCTGCTTCGCCATCTGCCGAACAGCGCGCTCGCAGCCGTCGTGATCGCTGCGGCGATCGGGCTATTCGAGTTCAGCGACCTGAAGCGCATCTATCGCATCCAGCAATGGGAGTTCTGGCTGTCCCTCTGCTGCTTCGTCGGGGTCGTCCTGTTCGGCGCGATACCCGGGATCTGTATCGCCGTGGTGATCGCGGTGATCGAGTTCTTGTGGGACGGCTGGCGTCCGCATTTCGCCGTGCTGGGGCGGGTGGAGGGATTGCGCGGCTATCACGACCTGAAGCGCTACCCGAACGCCGAACAGATTTCCGGACTTCTTCTGTTTCGCTGGGATGCGCCGTTGTTCTTCGCAAACGCAGAGTTGTTTCAGCACCGCCTGATCGACGCGCTGGATCAGGCGCCCACCCGGGTGAGGCGCGTCGTCGTCACGGCTGAGCCAGTAACGAGCGTCGACGTGACCTCCGCCGACATGCTGCGCGAGCTGCATCGGGCGTTGAAGGATCGCGGCATCGAGATGCACTTTGCCGAGATGAAAGATCCCGTCCGCGACAAGCTCAGACGCTTCGAGCTGACGCCGATTTTTCCCGACGCGTGCTTTCATCCAACCATCGGCAGCGCGGTCGACGCTTACCTCGATATCACGCGCCCGGATCAGGGTCCGCTGCGTGAGGATCGTTGA